From Hydractinia symbiolongicarpus strain clone_291-10 chromosome 12, HSymV2.1, whole genome shotgun sequence, one genomic window encodes:
- the LOC130621769 gene encoding E3 ubiquitin-protein ligase HECW2-like isoform X2, producing MVKLRDRCPSVANLEEADNSENPLRRAYSENNLDHSTEDLRHSTLSVSCKRVNLGEKIIVTWQLAKSPTPKDKLALYYQGEHCPSKFIDAKNKHIGKNTVGSCTWYICKDSKFNEVNVCVFKYLRGESNECVATSPAFTICCPLSSLSAEMTPPMAIPGVDDLLEIKVSGLRASNLKRGFFGKPNPAVKINIVPRVRHLAAFQKHHGQQIKTLPQSNTTDPRWDEKNHDILATAADLLEIEVRNKSKGRPATSKFLGKLVFPVSKIIEICGLNSSRRITQHLIGRTTADKVQGTFTFTLNIKKSAKKAEYRFPRLSKRISASGPSDATPPTPSPTSSPTTSSASSSSTVTINVAKPRPHSYHPQVREKNGTSKFRQRTSSAASYEEVDDVISRTSIQEEETADVEISDEALSSEPSSATLPFRNKSCSEDPEHLYAELEVESPILEEENMTCDIIQNSTAQTNGIVTKTSTDDVVYKPNMLQESNYFRESRSDSALLERPDISTDIRVDSSNNINKLQVDGGDQCHTPPRSTFYHAYSDDRALNGSNNSSSEEEEEQEEQSFVRMTTSDIQDDGVDGDNEESDDNNSLRNACGNASDDDTCHVSVDENEKEVNVEGEEQAFADEEYAEGEEEEERHSDADEEERHFDDEEEEEEHADNKEVDNPDENEEEHADDEEGYVEVEHEFTHDEIESYESSDVEENEEHCSSRSAFLSSSSSHEVYRVNSCERLLEEAEISENETSAPEHLFVDGLEPRTASVSQRKTQNTEWSALNLYELVNINAPKTENTLHTDSSTVHLHNESNSKTNIACSIENDSSITNFESAGGEAREISEADNTVVSMTTVASLFENEMNLIEFESENNSNINNEHIKEENTDNKLNFKETEQSTVLESLFNQDQYNNTSEYLFDIPYSTREHDIITEQQAVSDNEVAGQQNEDLIERDNSTSVSTENKTVIQSSTVSNSPDQNDLVRPTQEDTSNDTFDRCSASSGETVNDKKVIYSGGARPRDKKVYTKPTPPFFLDSLGERMREVQNFHPTNWSGSTDLKELTENREIIKISDSGLFKNATDVPAVPERIDLLMSTTQERVGREEEDEEEEANIVILKTNEELRDAGVSSFINIAPSQSHPSKEVDTHKATVASDTCTTSLYTTACTNVVSGSSSETHTTPVSDTNNIRNVPLSRNDLNNRSLGRRNSHGSKNKVNLAQLIESEFPPFTCHQTTVATQTTSTTTSVHRVNAKTDQASATKVTSVVTSSTSTGALSFAISATQTESGNTSLSMTPLASGVRISTHAPPSRVRSNITITDTSSSGLSSSSLINKEGRRSLRSKKSTRPRIARNENRQSIDISVTASPPRTPIAENVTVQPTGEILGALDVSNDIPPPLPPREVNPRRVVGPTVRPNVSAAKPKPARITHTDSAVTNREHSQTNYKTAASREGAGRARQTPRVMNRLTAATTGRSPTSSRKPGQGGDDRMPSNWEKAVDSHGRVYYIDHNNKTTTWHRPRIDAPTSPEHNVNTQLEQLDRRYQSLRRTIRAGKKTGEVQEGTSRSSETASASSESSQGATAAGAEGSNTQTPTASSVSRTPSLVERSRERAITDSPGCLFIRRRDFFQFINNHTLAAQFLHRNNTLKQIINRVRAEPSKFERYQHSRDVVTLLNFFANDAAPLPPGWEMKTDQFGQSYFVDHARRATTFIDPRLPIEDTSRSRRHREGDASSSTAEQQPSSSRRQRRPPQTAPPPPNYSEQPSHSVEAEAPAALPKTYDEKVVAFLKQDGIKDILKDREAEYANKSSLQRKISFIQRDGVNGLKRLQNDMELVILLSMFEEDIQSYVPKNALPQTLPREPSSRGTISSGRTPAPYRRDFEAKIRTFHKQMVQNGYGQGPGKIRLKIRRTHVLQDAFEQVMKQSPRALHKEKLYIKFTGEEGLDYGGPAREFFFMISRELFNPYYGLFEYSASDTYTLQVSPASRYADNANNWFRFAGRIIALALIHQHLLDVFFTRTIYKALLREPWDLSDVETIDQEYHQSLTWMLENDITDILDLVFTVNEEVFGHSEVNERELKPNGRNIPVTERNKREYVDLNVKWKVERGMGEQMEQLIKGFSEALDLQMISLFDDRELELVIAGTADIDIKDWRKNTEYRSGYHDKHGVVQWFWKAVDSFSNERRLRLIQFVTGTSSIPYEGFGALRGSTGLKKFTIDCYGTSDMLPRAHTCFNRLDLPPYKNYDTLLEKLLYAIEETSTFGIE from the exons ATGGTAAAGTTACGAGATCGTTGTCCATCTGTTGCTAATTTAGAAGAAGCTGATAATTCTGAAAACCCATTACGACGAGCTTACAGTGAAAACAACCTTGATCATTCAACAGAGGATCTTAGACATTCTACATTATCTGTAAGTTGTAAACGAGTCAATttaggtgaaaaaatcattgtgACATGGCAGCTGGCAAAGTCTCCAACACCGAAAGACAAGCTAGCCCTATATTATCAag GTGAACATTGTCCTAGTAAATTTATTGATGCAAAGAACAAACACATTGGGAAAAACACAGTTGGTTCATGTACATGGTATATTTGTAAAGATTCAAAATTCAATGAAG TCAATGTTTGTGTTTTCAAGTATCTACGTGGTGAATCAAACGAATGTGTTGCAACTAGTCCTGCATTTACTATATGCTGCCCGTTGTCATCTCTTTCAGCTGAA atGACTCCACCAATGGCAATCCCTGGTGTAGATGATTTGTTAGAAATTAAAGTGTCTG GATTACGGGCCAGTAACTTAAAACGGGGTTTTTTTGGTAAGCCAAACCCTGCTGTGAAAATTAACATTGTACCAAGAGTAAGGCATTTAGCAGCATTTCAAAAGCACCATGGTCAACAGATAAAAACTCTTCCACAGTCAAACACAACCGATCCCAGATGGGATGAAAAG AATCATGATATACTGGCTACTGCAGCTGATCTTCTTGAGATTGAAGTTCGTAATAAATCAAAAGGTAGACCAGCGACTAGCAAATTCCTTGGAAAGCTTGTGTTTCCTGTTtcaaaaatcattgaaatttgTGGTTTAAACTC TTCACGAAGAATTACACAGCATCTGATTGGTAGAACAACTGCTGATAAAGTTCAAGGGACTTTCACTTTCACTCTGAATATCAAGAAGTCCGCTAAAAAAGCAGAGTATAGATTTC ctcgCTTATCAAAACGAATTTCTGCTTCCGGACCTTCTGACGCCACGCCGCCAACCCCCTCACCCACTTCCTCACCCACTACCTCATCCGCTTCCTCATCATCCACTGTTACTATAAACGTCGCAAAACCTCGTCCTCATTCGTATCACCCCCAAGTGCGTGAAAAGAACGGAACGTCCAAGTTCCGACAACGAACTTCTTCTGCTGCATCGTATGAAGAAGTCGATGACGTAATAAGTCGTACGTCTATTCAGGAAGAAGAAACAGCTGACGTTGAAATTTCCGACGAAGCACTGAGTAGTGAGCCGTCTTCTGCAACACTACCATTTCGTAATAAGTCATGTTCTGAGGATCCAGAACATCTTTACGCTGAACTTGAAGTTGAAAGTCCCATTTTGGAAGAAGAAAATATGACGTGCGATATTATCCAAAACTCAACGGCGCAAACTAACGGTATTGTAACGAAAACATCCACCGACGATGTCGTTTATAAACCGAACATGTTGCAGGAAAGTAATTACTTTCGCGAATCGAGAAGTGATTCTGCTTTGTTGGAAAGACCTGACATATCGACTGACATTCGCGTAGACTCTTCAAATAACATTAACAAATTACAAGTCGATGGTGGTGATCAATGCCATACTCCTCCACGGAGCACCTTCTACCACGCTTATAGTGACGATCGCGCTCTAAACGGTTCTAATAACAGCTCaagtgaagaagaagaagagcagGAAGAACAGAGTTTCGTGAGGATGACAACAAGCGACATCCAAGATGACGGCGTCGACGGCGATAATGAAGAGTCTGACGATAACAATTCTTTAAGGAATGCTTGTGGAAACGCAAGTGACGACGATACGTGTCATGTTAGCGTTGATGAGAATGAAAAAGAAGTAAACGTTGAAGGAGAAGAACAAGCGTTTGCTGATGAGGAGTACGCTGAGGGAGAAGAGGAGGAGGAAAGACATTCTGATGCTGATGAGGAGGAAAGACATTTTGATGATGAGGAGGAGGAGGAAGAACATGCCGATAATAAAGAAGTAGATAATCCCGACGAAAACGAGGAGGAGCATGCCGACGACGAGGAAGGTTATGTCGAAGTGGAGCATGAATTCACACACGACGAGATAGAATCTTATGAATCCAGTGACGTGGAAGAAAATGAAGAACATTGTTCCTCACGGAGtgcttttctttcttcttcttcttcacacGAAGTGTATCGCGTAAATAGCTGTGAAAGACTCCTAGAGGAAGCTGAAATAAGTGAAAATGAAACTTCTGCGCCAGAACATCTTTTTGTCGATGGATTAGAACCAAGAACCGCGAGTGTGTCCcaaagaaaaacacaaaatacagAATGGAGTGCGTTAAATCTTTACGAGTTAGTAAATATAAATGCTCCGAAAACTGAAAACACTTTACACACAGATTCTAGTACGGTCCACCTTCACAATGAGTCAAATTCTAAAACGAATATCGCATGTTCTATTGAAAACGATTCTAGTATTACTAATTTTGAATCAGCAGGTGGTGAAGCCAGAGAAATAAGTGAGGCAGATAACACAGTTGTTTCTATGACAACAGTTGCTTCACTGTTCGAAAACGAAATGAATTTGATTGAATTTGAAAGTGAGAATAATAGTAATATAAATAATGAAcatataaaagaagaaaacactGATAACAAATTAAACTTTAAAGAAACAGAGCAATCAACTGTACTGGAAAGTTTGTTTAATCAAGACCAGTACAATAACACATCAGAATACTTGTTTGACATTCCATATAGTACAAGAGAACATGATATAATAACGGAACAGCAAGCCGTCAGTGATAACGAAGTGGCTGGACAACAAAACGAAGATCTGATCGAACGAGACAATTCAACGTCAGTTTCGACTGAAAACAAAACTGTTATTCAAAGTTCGACTGTTTCAAACTCACCAGACCAGAATGACTTAGTTCGTCCAACACAAGAAGATACCTCGAATGATACTTTTGACAGATGTAGCGCGAGCTCTGGTGAAACCGTGAATGATAAGAAAGTGATCTACAGTGGAGGAGCACGACCACGTGATAAAAAAGTATACACAAAACCCACCCCTCCGTTTTTTCTCGACTCGCTTGGAGAAAGGATGCGCGAGGTACAGAATTTCCACCCAACCAATTGGAGCGGGTCGACAGATTTAAAAGAACTGACAGAAAATCGagaaatcataaaaatatcagATTCGGGTCTTTTCAAGAATGCGACGGATGTGCCTGCTGTTCCAGAACGTATTGACCTGCTAATGTCTACCACACAGGAACGTGTTGGCAGGGAAGAGGAggacgaagaagaagaagctaATATAGTTATCTTGAAAACCAACGAGGAACTTAGAGATGCTGGTGTATCTTCATTTATAAACATTGCACCCTCACAATCTCACCCGTCGAAAGAAGTGGACACACATAAAGCGACTGTTGCTAGCGACACTTGTACAACATCCTTATATACAACTGCCTGTACAAACGTTGTGTCTGGTTCTTCATCAGAAACCCATACTACTCCAGTGAGTGACACAAATAACATTCGTAATGTTCCACTTTCTCGTAACGACctaaataacagaagtttaggAAGAAGAAATTCACACGGGAGTAAAAACAAAGTGAATTTAGCACAGCTGATAGAAAGTGAATTCCCACCATTTACTTGCCATCAAAccaccgttgcaactcaaacgaccAGTACGACCACATCTGTACATAGGGTGAATGCAAAGACTGACCAAGCAAGTGCGACAAAAGTCACCTCTGTCGTCACTTCTTCAACAAGTACTGGTGCGCTGTCTTTCGCAATTTCTGCAACTCAGACTGAATCTGGAAATACGTCTTTGTCTATGACACCTTTGGCAAGCGGTGTCCGTATTTCTACGCATGCGCCCCCTTCACGAGTGAGATCAAATATAACAATAACAGACACGTCTTCTTCCGGACTCTCTTCATCCTCTCTTATTAACAAAGAGGGCCGTCGTAGTTTGCGTAGTAAAAAGAGTACAAGACCACGAATAGCCAGGAATGAAAACAGGCAAAGCATCGACATAAGCGTAACAGCATCTCCTCCCAGAACGCCAATTGCCGAGAACGTGACTGTTCAACCCACTGGAGAGATACTGGGCGCTTTAGATGTTAGCAATGATATCCCACCTCCGCTTCCACCTCGCGAGGTTAACCCTCGACGAGTGGTTGGGCCGACCGTAAGACCAAACGTGAGCGCAGCTAAACCAAAACCAGCTCGCATCACACACACTGACAGCGCTGTAACTAATCGAGAACATAGCCAGACTAACTACAAGACTGCTGCTAGTCGAGAAGGTGCAGGAAGAGCCAGACAAACACCAAGAGTGATGAACCGACTTACCGCTGCTACTACTGGGCGTTCACCGACGTCTTCAAGAAAACCAGGACAAGGTGGTGACGATCGGATGCCGTCAA ATTGGGAAAAAGCTGTCGACTCACATGGAAGAGTGTATTATATCGATCACAATAACAAAACAACCACGTGGCATCGTCCAAGAATAGACG CTCCAACCTCACCTGAGCACAATGTCAATACACAACTTGAGCAACTTGATCGAAG ATATCAAAGTTTACGTAGAACTATAAGAGCTGGCAAGAAAACTGGCGAAGTGCAAGAGGGGACTTCAAGGTCTTCAGAAACAGCATCAGCATCATCTGAATCTTCACAAGGTGCAACAGCTGCAGGAGCAGAAGGAAGTAACACACAAACTCCAACAGCTAGTAGCGTTAGCAGGACACCTTCACTTGTTGAACGGTCAAGAGAACGTGCTATTACCGACTCTCCTGGCTGTTTGTTCATACGACGAAGAGATTTTTTCCAATTTATAAATAACCATACT CTTGCAGCTCAATTCCTACATCGCAACAACACCTTAAAACAGATAATTAATCGCGTCCGTGCTGAACCTTCAAAGTTTGAAAG gTATCAACACAGCCGTGATGTTGTAACGCTGTTGAATTTCTTCGCAAACGATGCAGCACCCCTCCCACCTGGCTGGGAAATGAAAACCGATCAGTTTGGCCAG tcgTATTTTGTTGATCATGCCCGTCGAGCAACAACGTTTATTGACCCAAGATTGCCTATCGAAGATACATCAAGATCTCGTCGCCATCGTGAG GGTGATGCTTCGTCATCTACAGCTGAACAGCAACCCTCCTCATCACGAAGACAAAGACGCCCTCCACAAACTGCTCCACCGCCACCAAATTACTCAGAACAACCTTCACATAGTGTAGAAGCAGAAGCACCTGCTGCCTTACCTAAAA CCTATGATGAAAAAGTTGTTGCTTTCTTAAAGCAAGATGGTATTAAAGATATCTTAAAAGATCGAGAAGCAGAATATGCAAACAAGTCTTCATTGCA aCGAAAAATATCGTTCATCCAACGAGATGGTGTTAATGGTCTAAAACGTCTTCAGAATGATATGGAGTTAGTCATACTTTTAAG TATGTTCGAAGAAGATATTCAAAGTTACGTACCTAAGAATGCCTTGCCGCAAACATTACCCAGAGAACCGTCTTCACGAG GAACTATATCATCTGGTCGCACGCCTGCTCCGTATCGTCGTGATTTTGAAGCTAAAATTCGAACATTTCACAAACAGATGGTTCAAAATGGTTATGGTCAGGGACCAGGAAAAATTAG ATTAAAAATTCGACGTACACATGTCTTACAAGATGCTTTTGAGCAAGTCATGAAACAGTCCCCTCGGGCTTTGCacaaagaaaaactttataTCAAATTTACAGGCGAGGAAGGCCTCGACTATGGTGGTCCAGCTCGCGAATTTTTCTTCATGATTTCAAGAGAACTTTTTAACCCTTATTACGGCTTATTCGAATATTCTGCTAGTGACACATACACGTTGCAAGTTAGTCCTGCGTCAAGATATGCTGACAACGCCAATAACTG gTTTCGGTTTGCTGGTCGAATCATTGCTCTTGCATTAATTCATCAGCATCTTCTGGATGTGTTTTTTACAAGAACTATTTACAAAGCTTTGTTAAGAGA GCCATGGGACTTGAGTGACGTTGAAACAATCGATCAGGAGTACCACCAAAGTTTGACGTGGATGCTGGAAAACGACATCACTGATATTCTCGACCTTGTGTTTACTGTGAACGAAGAAGTTTTCGGTCATAGCGAG GTAAACGAACGAGAATTGAAACCGAACGGTAGAAACATTCCAGTAACAGAGCGAAACAAACGTGAATATGTGGACCTCAACGTGAAATGGAAAGTCGAACGTGGAATGGGGGAACAAATGGAGCAACTGATAAAAGGCTTCTCAGAG GCGCTAGATTTACAAATGATCTCTCTCTTCGATGATCGCGAATTGGAACTGGTTATAGCTGGAACTGCTGATATTGATATTAAAGATTGGCGAAAAAACACTGAATATCGATCAG GTTACCACGATAAACATGGCGTTGTACAATGGTTTTGGAAAGCCGTCGACTCGTTTTCAAACGAACGGCGTCTAAGACTCATTCAG